A genomic region of Pseudomonas abietaniphila contains the following coding sequences:
- a CDS encoding carbohydrate ABC transporter permease, which yields MNKREKLPWKKIVPLWIYLLFLLVPIYWLVNMSFKTNTEILGGLTLFPQDFTLANYKVIFTDESWYSGYINSLYYVCLNTVISLSVALPAAYAFSRYRFLGDKHLFFWLLTNRMAPPAVFLLPFFQLYSSIGLFDTHIAVALAHCLFNVPLAVWILEGFMSGVPKEIDETAYIDGYSFPKFFGKIFIPLIGSGIGVTAFFCFMFSWVELLLARTLTSVNAKPIAAVMTRTVSASGIDWGVLAAAGVLTILPGMLVIWFVRNHVVKGFALGRV from the coding sequence ATGAACAAGCGCGAAAAGCTGCCGTGGAAAAAGATTGTGCCGTTGTGGATCTACCTGCTGTTTTTGCTGGTGCCGATCTACTGGCTGGTGAACATGTCGTTCAAGACCAACACCGAAATCCTCGGCGGTCTGACGCTGTTTCCGCAGGATTTCACGCTGGCGAACTACAAGGTGATCTTCACCGACGAGAGCTGGTACAGCGGCTATATCAACTCGCTGTACTACGTTTGCCTGAATACCGTGATATCGCTGAGTGTGGCATTGCCAGCGGCTTATGCTTTTTCACGCTATCGTTTCCTCGGCGACAAGCATCTGTTCTTCTGGTTGCTGACCAACCGTATGGCGCCCCCGGCTGTGTTCCTGCTGCCGTTCTTCCAGCTTTATTCGTCCATCGGCCTGTTCGACACCCACATTGCCGTCGCCTTGGCACACTGCCTGTTCAACGTGCCGCTGGCGGTGTGGATTCTTGAGGGGTTCATGTCCGGTGTACCGAAGGAGATCGACGAAACGGCCTACATCGACGGTTACAGCTTTCCCAAGTTCTTCGGCAAGATTTTCATCCCGTTGATTGGCTCGGGCATTGGGGTGACAGCGTTCTTCTGCTTCATGTTTTCCTGGGTCGAGCTGTTGCTGGCGCGCACCCTGACATCGGTCAACGCCAAACCGATCGCCGCCGTCATGACGCGTACGGTGTCGGCATCGGGGATCGACTGGGGCGTGCTCGCGGCAGCGGGGGTGTTGACCATCCTGCCGGGCATGCTGGTGATCTGGTTCGTTCGTAATCACGTGGTCAAGGGTTTTGCCCTTGGTCGGGTCTGA
- a CDS encoding DUF2160 domain-containing protein, protein MEWMSWTLPTAVFFASIAAILVAMTAWELRSASIERRGFLPIATTRGDRLFIGLLGSAYLHLLVIGATDWNIWVASGLSLVWLLVVMRWG, encoded by the coding sequence ATGGAGTGGATGTCCTGGACACTGCCGACCGCCGTTTTCTTTGCATCCATCGCCGCCATTCTGGTTGCGATGACTGCCTGGGAGTTGCGCTCGGCGAGTATCGAACGTCGTGGTTTTCTGCCGATTGCCACCACCCGTGGCGACCGGTTGTTCATCGGTCTTCTCGGAAGCGCCTACCTTCATCTGCTGGTGATTGGAGCAACCGACTGGAATATTTGGGTCGCCTCCGGGCTGTCCCTGGTTTGGCTGTTGGTAGTAATGCGTTGGGGTTGA
- a CDS encoding ABC transporter substrate-binding protein — protein sequence MFNKKNKLRHSVTVATMVMLSGLSVSAWADQYEDAAKKWAASEFKPTTLSDADQLKELEWFIKAAEPFRGMDIKVVSETLTTHEYESKTLAKAFTEITGIKVTHDLLQEGDVIEKLQTAMQSDKSIYDGWVNDSDLIGTHFRYGKALSLTDLMASPEGAKVTSPTLDIKDFIGTSFTTSPEVKDASGKVITPAKLYQLPDQQFANLYWFRADWFERADLKEKFKAKYGYELGVPVNWSAYEDIAKFFSEDVKEIDGKKVYGHMDYGKKDPSLGWRFTDAWFSMAGSGDKGLPNGLPVDEWGIRVEDCHPVGSSITRGGDTNGPAAVYATQKYIDWLKAYAPPEAAGMTFSESGPVPSQGNVAQQIFWYTAFTADMTKPGLPVMNADGTPKWRMAPSPKGPYWKEGMKLGYQDVGSWTFLKSSDEKKRLAAWLYAQFVTSKSVSLKKTIVGLTPIRESDINSKEMTALAPKLGGLVEFYRSPARVQWSPTGTNVPDYPKLAQLWWSHVAEAVTGEKSAQAALDGLAKDQDAIMTRIERSKVQDASGCAPKMNPETSAEEWYTKAEKSNGAFLAPQRKLANEKPKGETIAYSDLLKSWEAAKK from the coding sequence ATGTTCAATAAGAAAAACAAGCTGCGACATAGTGTGACGGTAGCAACGATGGTGATGCTCAGCGGATTGAGCGTTTCGGCATGGGCCGATCAGTACGAAGACGCGGCCAAGAAGTGGGCGGCCAGCGAATTCAAGCCGACGACCCTGTCCGACGCTGACCAGCTCAAGGAACTGGAGTGGTTCATCAAGGCTGCCGAACCGTTCCGCGGCATGGACATCAAGGTGGTTTCCGAAACCTTGACCACCCATGAATATGAATCGAAAACCCTGGCCAAGGCTTTCACCGAAATCACCGGCATCAAAGTGACCCACGACCTGCTGCAGGAAGGTGACGTCATCGAGAAGCTGCAGACGGCCATGCAGTCCGACAAAAGTATCTATGACGGTTGGGTCAACGACTCCGACCTGATCGGTACCCATTTCCGTTATGGCAAGGCGCTGTCCCTGACCGACCTGATGGCCAGCCCCGAAGGTGCGAAGGTCACTTCGCCTACGCTGGACATCAAGGATTTCATCGGCACCTCGTTCACCACCTCGCCTGAAGTCAAAGATGCCTCGGGCAAGGTCATCACCCCGGCCAAGCTGTATCAACTGCCTGACCAGCAGTTCGCCAACCTCTACTGGTTCCGCGCTGACTGGTTCGAGCGTGCTGACCTGAAAGAAAAATTCAAGGCCAAGTACGGCTATGAGCTGGGCGTTCCGGTGAACTGGTCGGCGTACGAAGACATCGCCAAGTTCTTCAGTGAAGACGTCAAGGAAATCGACGGCAAGAAAGTCTATGGCCACATGGACTACGGCAAGAAAGACCCGTCGCTGGGCTGGCGCTTCACTGACGCGTGGTTCTCCATGGCCGGCAGCGGTGACAAAGGCCTGCCGAACGGCCTGCCGGTGGACGAGTGGGGTATTCGCGTAGAGGATTGCCATCCGGTCGGTTCGAGCATCACCCGCGGCGGCGACACCAACGGCCCGGCCGCTGTGTACGCCACGCAGAAATACATCGACTGGCTGAAGGCCTACGCACCGCCAGAAGCGGCGGGCATGACCTTCTCCGAATCGGGTCCGGTTCCGTCTCAGGGCAACGTCGCTCAGCAGATTTTCTGGTACACCGCTTTCACCGCCGACATGACCAAGCCAGGTCTGCCGGTGATGAACGCCGACGGCACGCCGAAATGGCGTATGGCCCCGTCGCCTAAAGGCCCGTACTGGAAAGAAGGCATGAAGCTGGGCTATCAGGACGTGGGTTCGTGGACTTTCCTCAAGTCGTCCGACGAGAAGAAGCGTCTGGCGGCCTGGCTCTACGCGCAGTTCGTGACCTCGAAATCCGTGTCGCTGAAGAAAACCATCGTTGGCCTGACGCCGATTCGTGAGTCGGACATCAACTCCAAGGAGATGACCGCGCTGGCGCCGAAACTCGGTGGTCTGGTCGAGTTCTACCGCAGCCCGGCCCGCGTGCAGTGGTCGCCGACCGGCACCAACGTTCCGGACTATCCGAAACTGGCACAGCTGTGGTGGAGTCACGTGGCTGAAGCGGTCACCGGCGAGAAATCGGCGCAAGCGGCGCTCGACGGTCTGGCCAAGGATCAGGATGCAATCATGACCCGCATCGAGCGTTCGAAGGTTCAGGACGCCAGCGGTTGTGCACCGAAGATGAACCCGGAAACCTCGGCTGAAGAGTGGTACACCAAGGCCGAGAAGAGCAATGGCGCGTTCCTCGCGCCACAACGCAAACTGGCTAACGAGAAACCGAAGGGCGAAACCATCGCTTACTCCGATCTCCTGAAGAGCTGGGAAGCTGCGAAGAAGTAA
- the folD gene encoding bifunctional methylenetetrahydrofolate dehydrogenase/methenyltetrahydrofolate cyclohydrolase FolD — MTAKLIDGKAIAANLRQQIAQRVAERREQGLRTPGLAVILVGSDPASQVYVSHKRKDCEEVGFISRAYDLPSETTQTELTDLIDSLNDDPAIDGILLQLPLPEHLESSSLLERIRPDKDVDGFHPYNVGRLAQRIPLLRPCTPKGIMTLLESTGVDLYGKDAVVVGASNIVGRPMAMELLLAGCTVTVTHRFTQDLAGHVGRADLVVVAAGKPGLVKGEWIKEGAIVIDVGINRQDDGKLVGDVVYETALPRAGWITPVPGGVGPMTRACLLENTLYAAETLHG, encoded by the coding sequence ATGACTGCAAAACTAATAGACGGCAAAGCGATCGCAGCCAACCTGCGCCAGCAGATCGCCCAACGAGTCGCCGAACGTCGCGAGCAAGGGCTGCGCACGCCGGGCCTCGCGGTGATTCTGGTCGGCAGCGACCCCGCCTCTCAGGTTTACGTCTCGCACAAACGCAAAGACTGCGAAGAAGTCGGCTTCATCTCCCGCGCTTACGACCTGCCCAGCGAAACCACCCAGACCGAGCTGACCGATCTGATCGACAGCCTCAATGACGATCCGGCCATCGACGGCATCCTGCTGCAACTGCCGCTGCCCGAGCACCTGGAGTCCTCCAGTCTTTTGGAGCGCATTCGTCCCGATAAGGACGTCGACGGTTTCCATCCTTATAACGTCGGCCGTCTGGCCCAGCGCATCCCATTGCTGCGCCCGTGCACGCCCAAAGGCATCATGACGCTGCTGGAAAGCACGGGTGTCGATCTGTACGGCAAGGATGCAGTGGTGGTTGGCGCCTCCAACATCGTCGGTCGTCCGATGGCGATGGAGCTGCTGCTGGCGGGCTGCACCGTGACCGTGACCCATCGCTTCACTCAGGATCTGGCCGGGCATGTGGGCCGTGCCGATCTGGTGGTCGTCGCCGCTGGCAAACCGGGCCTGGTCAAGGGCGAGTGGATCAAGGAAGGCGCGATCGTCATCGACGTGGGCATCAACCGTCAGGACGATGGCAAGCTGGTGGGTGACGTGGTTTACGAGACCGCCCTGCCCCGCGCAGGCTGGATCACGCCGGTTCCGGGCGGTGTAGGCCCGATGACCCGCGCTTGCCTGCTTGAGAACACGCTGTACGCGGCAGAAACCCTGCACGGCTGA
- a CDS encoding fimbrial protein, translated as MTFSLTWAGGFEDGCYWDKDNPGPMSFIADVGTVFVPRDAAVGDVIGTLDRFLWLKQGPGGVNLICHTVHVPDITVNITNNVPAFSGSLPPIGGENSDGKILTTSIPGVGVRIKLGIPYRGPVDNWYLDGPSVVPFSGYMEKNMFFPWMQASMDSYITLVKIGDINPGPQIFDGRELAQAVITAVGKAWSVSLAGTVIQAECSVSSNPVSADPVDLGEWQQSDFTGPGYTTRATPFTLTLNSCISDPANGVTTAHIRLDGVNGSAPVGDPLNGVFSLSTDSTAKGVGIQMLMGDGSTPVGLGIEVPLQAISPAGDTVLPFNARLYQTDAQVQAGQAKGALDFTITYK; from the coding sequence ATGACGTTTTCTCTGACATGGGCCGGTGGTTTTGAAGACGGTTGCTACTGGGATAAAGATAACCCCGGGCCCATGTCGTTCATCGCAGACGTCGGGACGGTTTTCGTGCCCAGAGACGCCGCCGTCGGAGACGTGATCGGCACGCTGGACCGGTTCCTGTGGCTGAAGCAAGGTCCCGGTGGCGTCAACCTGATTTGCCATACCGTGCATGTGCCTGACATCACTGTGAACATTACGAATAACGTACCTGCGTTTTCCGGCAGCCTCCCACCCATTGGCGGCGAAAACAGCGACGGGAAAATCCTGACTACCTCGATTCCAGGGGTCGGCGTGAGGATCAAACTGGGTATCCCGTATCGCGGCCCCGTCGACAACTGGTACCTGGATGGCCCGTCGGTTGTTCCCTTCAGCGGTTACATGGAGAAGAACATGTTCTTCCCCTGGATGCAGGCCTCGATGGACAGCTATATAACGCTGGTGAAAATCGGGGACATCAACCCCGGTCCTCAGATATTCGACGGACGCGAGCTGGCCCAGGCTGTGATCACCGCGGTGGGGAAAGCCTGGTCGGTGTCGCTCGCCGGCACGGTGATCCAGGCAGAGTGCTCGGTGTCGAGCAATCCAGTCAGTGCAGACCCTGTCGATTTGGGAGAGTGGCAACAATCGGACTTCACGGGCCCTGGCTACACGACCCGCGCAACCCCCTTCACGCTGACCTTGAACAGCTGCATCTCCGATCCGGCCAATGGCGTCACCACGGCGCACATTCGTCTGGATGGCGTAAACGGCTCCGCCCCTGTCGGCGATCCACTCAACGGCGTATTCAGCCTGAGCACTGACTCAACCGCAAAAGGCGTCGGCATCCAGATGCTGATGGGCGATGGGAGCACGCCGGTAGGGTTAGGCATCGAAGTGCCGCTTCAGGCCATCAGTCCGGCCGGGGACACCGTACTCCCGTTCAATGCACGGTTGTATCAGACCGATGCCCAGGTCCAGGCGGGTCAGGCCAAAGGTGCGCTGGACTTCACGATCACTTACAAGTGA
- a CDS encoding fimbria/pilus outer membrane usher protein: MPPFFRRLRPSGKPSRLHCMMIMGSGLSLPLESSAVTEPLEFQSSFMRQLGNGQDGALALRSLANEDALAPGRYQVSISVNQQFFDHRELDFAADNAERLTPCLSRPLLEEMGVKLDALGADEALHKTCIDLPQVIPGATVDFEGSRLKLNISIAQIAMRRDAAGYVDPSRWDQGINAAFINYQASAQQSRSDFNGRAQSGDLYLNSGVNVGGWRLRSNHSLRQDSRGARDWNSAYTYAQHDLPGRLGQFTLGQTFTPGDVFRSLPIQGISLQSDMGMLPDSMQGYAPVIRGVAQTRAKVEILQNGYPIYSTYVSPGPYEIDDLNVAGGSGELEIVVTEADGRIQRFTQPYATLGNLLREGVWRYSASLGRYNDPTGRHNPVFWQGTAAKGLAGGSTLYGGLLGNEFYTASNLGVGQSLGAFGALSFDVTRSSTDLDAQGTGKVQGSSYALKYGKSFETRTNLRFAGYRYSTEGYRDFDEAIRQRNLDSRYQGHRRSRLEAAIYQNIGSTSALNLTLSQENYWGTSQERRQFQFGFNTQHHGISYNLYASKSLTDRGYDDRQIGLSISMPLGSTRHGTTATFDLLENDKALSQRASLSGRAMDNRLSYRAGLANSETQDKTASLSVGYQAPFGNVGGGVTHASHYSQASVNASGALLLHGDGLEAGPYIGETAALIEVPGVADVGVLNAGQVRTNERGYALVPYMRPYRVNRVVLNTDELGPDVEIENGVTHLVPRRGAVVKTTFAAQVVKRLVATFHDSTGSPLPFGALVVDADGQTLGVVGQAGQAVLNVGQGNQRLVVKWGNASAQQCAFEVDAQSLPEQQGYRLQTLTCAPTDAAEPYPSLSGATEHVRPSLLELD; encoded by the coding sequence ATGCCTCCCTTCTTCAGACGTCTGCGACCATCCGGCAAGCCGTCACGCCTGCACTGCATGATGATCATGGGCAGCGGACTGAGCCTGCCGCTCGAGAGCTCCGCTGTCACCGAGCCTCTTGAATTCCAGTCCTCCTTCATGCGTCAGCTCGGTAATGGGCAGGATGGCGCCCTGGCGTTGCGCAGCCTGGCCAACGAAGATGCCCTGGCACCTGGTCGCTATCAGGTGAGCATCAGCGTCAATCAACAATTTTTCGATCACCGCGAACTCGACTTCGCTGCCGATAACGCTGAGCGGCTCACACCTTGCCTGTCTCGCCCTCTGCTTGAAGAAATGGGCGTAAAACTCGATGCCTTGGGCGCGGACGAAGCGCTGCACAAAACCTGTATCGATCTCCCGCAGGTGATTCCCGGTGCGACCGTCGACTTCGAAGGCAGCCGGCTGAAGCTGAACATCTCCATTGCGCAGATCGCCATGCGGCGCGATGCTGCCGGTTATGTGGATCCCTCACGCTGGGATCAGGGCATCAACGCGGCGTTCATCAACTACCAGGCGTCCGCCCAGCAAAGTCGAAGCGACTTCAACGGCCGTGCGCAGAGTGGCGATCTGTACCTCAACAGCGGCGTCAACGTCGGCGGCTGGCGTCTGCGCAGCAACCACTCGCTGCGCCAGGATTCCCGAGGTGCCCGCGACTGGAACAGCGCCTACACCTACGCCCAGCACGACCTGCCGGGAAGGCTGGGACAATTTACCCTTGGCCAGACTTTTACCCCTGGCGATGTGTTTCGCAGCCTGCCGATCCAGGGCATCAGCCTGCAATCGGACATGGGCATGCTGCCCGACTCCATGCAGGGTTATGCGCCGGTGATTCGGGGGGTCGCACAGACCCGGGCAAAGGTCGAAATCCTTCAAAACGGTTATCCCATCTATTCCACTTACGTGTCCCCCGGCCCTTATGAGATCGACGACCTGAATGTGGCCGGAGGCAGTGGTGAACTTGAGATCGTGGTGACCGAAGCCGATGGCCGTATCCAGCGCTTCACGCAACCCTACGCCACGCTGGGCAACCTGCTACGTGAAGGCGTTTGGCGGTACAGTGCCAGCCTGGGCCGCTACAACGATCCCACCGGGCGGCACAATCCAGTGTTCTGGCAAGGCACGGCGGCCAAGGGCCTGGCGGGAGGTTCGACCCTGTACGGTGGACTGTTGGGCAACGAGTTTTACACCGCAAGCAATCTGGGTGTGGGACAGAGCCTGGGCGCATTTGGCGCGCTCTCCTTCGACGTGACCCGCTCCAGCACCGACCTCGATGCCCAAGGCACCGGCAAGGTCCAGGGCAGCAGCTACGCATTGAAGTACGGTAAGTCTTTCGAAACACGGACCAACCTGCGGTTCGCCGGCTATCGCTACTCCACCGAAGGTTACCGGGACTTTGACGAAGCGATTCGCCAGCGCAATCTGGACTCACGCTACCAAGGGCACCGACGCAGTCGGCTGGAAGCGGCGATCTATCAGAACATCGGCTCGACCAGCGCGCTGAACCTGACCCTGTCCCAGGAAAACTATTGGGGCACGAGCCAGGAACGGCGTCAGTTCCAGTTCGGCTTCAACACGCAACACCATGGCATCAGCTACAACCTGTACGCCTCCAAGTCACTGACTGATCGTGGCTATGACGATCGTCAGATCGGCCTGAGCATCAGCATGCCGCTGGGCTCGACCCGCCACGGCACTACCGCCACGTTTGACCTGCTGGAAAATGACAAGGCCCTCAGTCAACGTGCGAGCCTGTCGGGCCGGGCCATGGACAACCGTCTGAGCTACCGCGCCGGTCTGGCCAACAGCGAAACACAGGACAAGACTGCCTCCCTGAGCGTCGGTTACCAGGCCCCCTTCGGTAACGTGGGGGGTGGCGTGACCCACGCCAGTCATTACTCGCAGGCATCGGTGAACGCCAGTGGTGCGTTGCTGCTGCACGGGGACGGACTCGAAGCAGGCCCGTACATCGGCGAGACCGCAGCCTTGATCGAAGTGCCGGGCGTCGCCGACGTCGGTGTTCTGAACGCAGGTCAGGTCAGAACCAACGAGCGTGGCTATGCACTTGTTCCTTATATGCGGCCTTACCGAGTCAATCGGGTGGTGCTCAACACCGATGAACTGGGACCGGATGTCGAGATTGAAAACGGTGTCACTCACCTGGTGCCTCGACGCGGCGCCGTGGTCAAAACCACCTTCGCTGCACAGGTCGTCAAACGTCTGGTGGCGACGTTCCACGACAGCACAGGCTCCCCCCTGCCCTTCGGCGCTCTGGTCGTCGATGCCGATGGCCAGACGCTGGGCGTCGTCGGGCAAGCCGGCCAGGCGGTTCTCAACGTAGGACAGGGCAACCAACGTCTTGTGGTCAAGTGGGGAAACGCATCGGCGCAACAATGCGCGTTCGAAGTCGATGCCCAAAGCCTTCCAGAACAACAAGGCTACCGGCTGCAAACCCTGACCTGTGCACCGACCGATGCCGCTGAGCCGTACCCCTCTCTTTCGGGAGCGACCGAACACGTTCGGCCGTCTCTTTTGGAACTCGACTGA
- a CDS encoding fimbrial biogenesis chaperone, translating into MPMFQGLCLPVPPWRNLCAALCLLAYLPAGHGALTLSGTRVIFQGDKRSVSLTVANPSKATYAVQTWINTAADDHHTPVPFIASPPLFRLGPGKEQHVQISALPHQLPKDRESLFFFNAQEIPQTDTSDGNKLTIALRSRIKFFYRPAELSENPLDALQRLTWSVVATDNGPHLVVDNPTPFHMSFITLQLQDKGRIHKIDDTTMAAPFSRQSYPLDSFVAAPDASVTFSVITDYGGFSKPLTQSLNANR; encoded by the coding sequence ATGCCGATGTTTCAAGGGCTCTGCCTGCCCGTCCCCCCGTGGCGCAACCTCTGCGCCGCACTGTGCCTGCTGGCCTACCTTCCTGCCGGCCACGGTGCCCTGACCCTCAGTGGCACACGCGTCATTTTTCAGGGTGACAAGCGCAGCGTGTCACTGACCGTCGCCAACCCCAGCAAGGCGACCTACGCCGTGCAGACATGGATCAACACGGCGGCAGACGATCACCACACGCCCGTTCCCTTCATTGCCTCTCCGCCGTTATTCCGGCTCGGCCCGGGCAAGGAACAGCATGTGCAGATCAGCGCCCTGCCCCATCAATTGCCCAAAGACCGTGAGTCGTTGTTCTTTTTCAACGCTCAGGAAATTCCGCAGACCGACACCAGTGACGGCAACAAGCTGACCATCGCTCTGCGCTCACGCATCAAGTTTTTCTACCGCCCCGCCGAGCTGAGCGAAAACCCGCTGGACGCACTGCAGCGACTCACCTGGTCGGTGGTGGCGACCGACAACGGACCTCACCTGGTGGTCGATAACCCGACACCTTTCCATATGTCGTTCATCACCCTGCAACTGCAGGACAAAGGGCGCATCCACAAGATCGACGACACCACCATGGCCGCACCGTTCTCGCGCCAGTCCTATCCGCTGGACAGCTTTGTGGCGGCCCCGGACGCGAGCGTCACGTTTTCAGTCATTACCGACTACGGCGGTTTCAGCAAGCCCCTCACGCAATCGCTGAACGCGAACCGTTGA